From a region of the Ficedula albicollis isolate OC2 chromosome 1A, FicAlb1.5, whole genome shotgun sequence genome:
- the MGST1 gene encoding microsomal glutathione S-transferase 1 — protein sequence MAKSTQLIDNEVFRAYATYAAIVLIKMMLMSLITAYFRITRKAFVNPEDTESFGKGESAKKYLRTDPDVERARRGHLNDLENIVPFVGIGLLYALSGPELSTALLHFRIFTGARILHTFAYLIPLPQPGRGLSWAVGYSVTFSMAYKVLKTAWLL from the exons atggcCAAATCAACCCAGTTAATTGACAATGAAGTCTTCCGGGCTTATGCTACTTATGCAGCCATTGTTCTTATAAAAATGATGCTGATGAGTCTGATAACAGCATACTTCAGGATCACAAGGAAG GCATTTGTCAACCCAGAAGATACAGAATCGTTTGGAAAAGGGGAGAGTGCTAAGAAATACCTGAGGACTGATCCAGATGTTGAACGTGCACGCAG AGGCCACCTGAATGACCTGGAAAATATTGTCCCATTTGTTGGCATTGGACTGCTGTATGCTCTGAGTGGCCCTGAGCtttccacagccctgctgcatttcaggatCTTCACTGGGGCTAGGATCCTTCACACTTTTGCATACTTGAtccctcttccccagcctggcagaggtTTGTCTTGGGCAGTTGGCTACTCAGTGACCTTCTCCATGGCCTACAAAGTCCTGAAGACAGCGTGGCTCCTGTAG